The following proteins are encoded in a genomic region of Myxococcales bacterium:
- a CDS encoding response regulator transcription factor: MKILLVEDEAHIAKALVVNFQAQGYEVEWAATGEEALAAWRSTPCQLIVLDVMLPGIDGFEVARRVRREDANVPILMLTALAADEDRIAGLECGVDDYLVKPFVLKELLLRVAALLRRAQWMPPPATVFSFGQAEIHPATLEAVVRGKTHVLTRIECDLMRHFAAHPDRLISREELLSSVWGYEADTATRTVDTFVMRVRKIVEPEPAKPRYLRSVRGQGYRYHPAGK; this comes from the coding sequence ATGAAAATTCTGCTCGTCGAGGACGAGGCGCACATCGCCAAGGCGCTCGTCGTCAACTTCCAGGCGCAGGGTTACGAGGTCGAATGGGCGGCCACCGGCGAGGAAGCGTTGGCGGCCTGGCGGTCGACGCCCTGCCAATTGATCGTTCTGGACGTTATGCTGCCGGGCATCGACGGGTTCGAGGTCGCCCGGCGCGTCCGGCGGGAAGACGCCAACGTGCCGATTCTGATGCTTACCGCGCTGGCCGCCGACGAGGATCGGATCGCCGGGCTGGAGTGCGGCGTCGACGATTACCTCGTCAAACCGTTCGTGTTGAAGGAATTGTTGCTGCGTGTGGCCGCGCTGTTGCGCCGCGCCCAGTGGATGCCGCCGCCCGCGACCGTTTTTTCGTTCGGCCAGGCCGAAATCCACCCGGCGACCCTGGAAGCCGTCGTGCGTGGCAAAACCCACGTTCTGACCCGGATCGAGTGCGACCTGATGCGGCACTTCGCCGCCCACCCCGACCGCCTGATCAGCCGCGAGGAATTGCTGTCCAGCGTCTGGGGCTATGAAGCCGACACGGCGACGCGCACCGTCGACACCTTCGTGATGCGGGTGCGTAAGATCGTCGAACCGGAACCCGCCAAGCCGAGATATTTGCGTTCGGTTCGCGGACAAGGCTATCGCTACCATCCGGCCGGGAAATAA
- a CDS encoding NAD(P)-dependent oxidoreductase, whose protein sequence is MNIALTGATGFLGSHLAQGLAVDGHQLTLLVRDPGKLIGPLQTCRIVQGDLLDPVSVRAAIRDADAVLHAAAFVGEWGSHDDYFRPNVTGTQNVLDACVSGKPRRFIHISSNSVYGDGTADHIATTEDTPSRLTGQPYGDSKIEAERLVFAAHEAGRIVATAIRPGMIWGPRDRQFLPKIIDALAKGLMMFLGDGYKLLGLAHVDNIMELTRLILARDVSHGRAYNIDDDDRRTWRDLVRALCGRLGYREPRLCIPASFAKTAAVASEFLWKTAGAKKPPLISKMGVTLMCYDNDVSVERAKQELGYAPQDRFDERLDAYLQAYRAGE, encoded by the coding sequence ATGAACATCGCGCTCACCGGCGCTACCGGATTTTTAGGGTCGCATTTGGCGCAAGGCCTGGCGGTGGACGGCCATCAGCTCACCTTGCTGGTCCGCGATCCCGGCAAGTTGATCGGCCCGCTGCAAACGTGCCGGATCGTCCAAGGCGATCTGCTGGACCCCGTCTCGGTCCGTGCGGCGATCCGCGACGCCGACGCCGTCCTGCACGCGGCCGCGTTCGTCGGCGAATGGGGTTCGCATGACGATTATTTTCGTCCCAACGTGACCGGGACGCAAAACGTCCTGGACGCCTGCGTCTCGGGCAAACCGCGCCGTTTCATTCACATCAGTTCCAATTCGGTATACGGCGACGGCACCGCCGACCACATCGCCACGACGGAGGACACGCCGTCCCGACTGACCGGCCAGCCCTACGGCGACAGCAAGATCGAGGCCGAGCGCCTGGTTTTCGCGGCGCACGAAGCGGGCCGGATCGTCGCGACGGCCATCCGGCCGGGAATGATCTGGGGGCCGCGCGACCGCCAGTTCCTGCCGAAAATCATCGACGCCCTGGCCAAGGGCCTGATGATGTTCCTCGGCGACGGCTACAAATTGCTCGGCCTGGCGCACGTGGACAACATCATGGAGTTGACCCGCCTCATTCTCGCCCGGGACGTTTCCCACGGCCGCGCCTACAACATCGACGACGACGACCGGCGCACCTGGCGCGATCTGGTGCGGGCGCTTTGCGGTCGCTTGGGTTATCGCGAGCCGCGGCTGTGCATCCCGGCCTCGTTCGCCAAGACGGCGGCCGTCGCCTCCGAATTTCTCTGGAAAACCGCCGGCGCCAAAAAGCCGCCGCTGATCTCCAAAATGGGCGTCACCCTGATGTGCTACGACAACGATGTTTCCGTCGAACGCGCGAAACAGGAATTGGGATATGCGCCCCAAGACCGCTTCGACGAACGCCTGGACGCCTATTTGCAGGCCTATCGCGCCGGGGAATAA
- a CDS encoding HAMP domain-containing histidine kinase, protein MNRFPARVWRFLIHPISLIVVVQSAWTLTLVLWIYFFVRRYRQLSMLASSTGVRVQDLVSWASLVVGIGLLALIFSGTLAIIIWLMRQFLINRQMRNFLSFVSHELRTPITSIRLTLETLRDRSLKEEQRDEFIDNMLQDTDRLSQQIAIILDASRLERRRLPMRPEAVDLDRLVAQYREKRIAAPNGGGHVLELGETQPSVVWADRELLQTVLDNLIDNAERYSPPGTTITLSVQISGKWVLLQVRDRGIGVDPKERRKIFKLFYRGATAPGVARRGSGLGLFLVKGIVTLHRGKVDVLSEGPGRGSTFRVWLPRFAPKRRERP, encoded by the coding sequence ATGAATCGTTTTCCGGCCCGGGTGTGGCGATTTCTGATTCATCCGATCAGCCTGATCGTGGTGGTGCAAAGCGCCTGGACGCTGACGCTGGTGCTCTGGATTTATTTCTTCGTGCGCCGCTACCGGCAATTGTCGATGCTGGCCAGTTCGACCGGCGTACGCGTCCAGGATCTGGTGTCCTGGGCGTCGCTGGTCGTGGGCATCGGGCTGCTGGCGCTGATCTTCTCCGGCACACTGGCGATCATCATCTGGCTGATGCGCCAGTTTCTCATCAACCGCCAGATGCGCAACTTTCTTTCGTTCGTCAGTCACGAGTTGCGCACGCCCATCACCTCCATCCGCCTGACGCTGGAAACCCTGCGCGACCGGTCGCTGAAGGAAGAGCAGCGCGACGAGTTCATCGACAACATGCTGCAGGACACCGATCGCCTCTCGCAACAGATCGCGATCATTCTCGACGCCTCGCGCCTCGAACGGCGGCGTTTGCCGATGCGGCCGGAGGCGGTCGATCTGGATCGGCTGGTCGCGCAATACCGTGAAAAGCGCATTGCCGCGCCGAACGGCGGCGGGCACGTGCTGGAGCTGGGCGAGACTCAGCCGAGCGTTGTCTGGGCGGATCGCGAGTTGTTGCAAACGGTGCTGGACAACCTGATCGACAATGCCGAGCGTTATTCGCCGCCCGGCACGACGATCACTCTTTCGGTGCAAATCTCGGGCAAATGGGTGTTGTTGCAGGTGCGCGACCGGGGAATCGGCGTCGACCCCAAGGAACGGCGAAAGATTTTCAAACTGTTTTATCGCGGCGCGACCGCGCCCGGCGTCGCGCGGCGCGGCAGCGGCCTGGGCCTGTTTCTGGTCAAGGGCATCGTGACCCTTCACCGGGGCAAGGTGGACGTGTTGAGCGAGGGACCGGGACGCGGTTCCACCTTCCGGGTGTGGTTGCCGCGTTTCGCCCCGAAGCGGAGAGAACGGCCATGA
- a CDS encoding radical SAM protein yields the protein MHSLPKILLTSVFGPFGVDDAYGRKENVVELFHNQVTREQGLFSLRFHHQSFGLYLIAENIQAETTILDFPSERRFIREIRRGGYDYIGVSFIVPNFTKAKRLGELIRRHAPAAKIILGGHGTSIPGIETMIEHDHICRGEGVRFMRKLLGEDPERPIVHPLVDASFNKHLMGIPLRPDGVVLMPGVGCVNACRFCATSHFFQREYTPFLKTGLDIYRVCERAERERGCTDFFVMDENFLKHRERAVELLAEMERHGKHYTFSIFSSAETIQEVGVDFMQRLGVTFLWLGMEGRHSGYEKNLSVDFPRLVRDLRNAGIVVLGSVILFAENHTKETIHRDIDFAIEAGPDFIQFMQLGPLPGTALYQGMKEKGWLREDLPYEEWHGQHQIWFRHPNFTAEESAEYLRAAFRRAWDELGCSVLRTIETNLLGFLATRGTADPRLAARHRYFDKTCRDYYPALHVIRRRAHNRFERDYAARVIARFDETFGPATAKQKALIAGAQTLAAVEAVRIRLIGNLRQPQTLVTKVRPNTVGKAWSPSLAPALVPAPKSAPVSG from the coding sequence ATGCATTCTTTGCCGAAAATTTTGCTGACTTCCGTTTTCGGCCCCTTCGGCGTCGACGATGCATACGGTCGCAAGGAAAACGTTGTCGAGCTGTTCCACAATCAGGTCACCCGCGAACAAGGGCTCTTCTCGCTGCGTTTTCATCATCAAAGCTTCGGCCTTTATCTGATCGCTGAAAACATCCAGGCCGAAACCACGATCCTTGATTTCCCGAGCGAGCGCCGGTTCATCCGGGAAATCCGCCGGGGCGGGTACGACTACATCGGTGTTTCGTTCATCGTTCCCAATTTCACCAAGGCCAAGCGCCTGGGCGAGTTGATCCGCCGGCACGCGCCGGCCGCGAAAATCATCTTGGGCGGGCACGGCACCAGCATTCCCGGCATCGAAACGATGATCGAACACGATCACATCTGCCGCGGCGAGGGCGTTCGTTTCATGCGGAAACTGCTCGGCGAGGACCCGGAGCGGCCGATCGTTCATCCGCTCGTGGACGCCTCGTTCAACAAGCATCTGATGGGCATTCCCCTGAGGCCGGATGGCGTCGTGCTCATGCCGGGCGTCGGTTGCGTCAACGCCTGCCGTTTTTGCGCCACCAGCCACTTCTTTCAGCGGGAGTACACGCCGTTTCTGAAAACCGGGCTGGACATCTACCGGGTTTGCGAACGCGCCGAACGCGAGCGCGGCTGCACCGACTTTTTCGTGATGGACGAAAACTTTCTCAAGCATCGCGAGCGCGCCGTGGAACTGCTGGCCGAAATGGAGCGGCACGGCAAACACTACACCTTCTCGATTTTCAGTTCGGCTGAAACGATTCAGGAAGTCGGCGTCGATTTCATGCAGCGCCTCGGCGTCACGTTTCTTTGGCTGGGAATGGAAGGCCGGCACAGCGGTTACGAGAAAAACCTGAGCGTCGATTTCCCGCGCCTCGTCCGCGACCTGCGCAACGCCGGCATCGTCGTGCTGGGCTCGGTCATTCTCTTCGCCGAAAACCACACCAAGGAAACGATCCATCGCGACATCGACTTCGCCATCGAAGCCGGCCCCGATTTCATCCAGTTCATGCAGCTCGGGCCGCTACCGGGCACTGCGCTCTACCAGGGCATGAAGGAAAAAGGCTGGCTGCGCGAGGATCTGCCCTACGAGGAATGGCACGGCCAGCATCAGATCTGGTTCCGCCATCCGAATTTTACGGCCGAGGAATCCGCGGAATACCTGCGTGCCGCCTTCCGCCGCGCCTGGGACGAATTAGGCTGCTCGGTGTTGCGGACGATCGAAACCAATCTGCTGGGCTTCCTGGCGACGCGCGGCACCGCCGATCCGCGCTTGGCGGCGCGGCATCGCTACTTCGACAAAACCTGCCGCGATTATTATCCGGCGCTGCACGTCATTCGCCGCCGGGCGCACAACCGCTTCGAGCGTGATTACGCCGCGCGGGTCATCGCCCGCTTCGACGAAACGTTCGGCCCGGCGACGGCCAAACAAAAAGCGTTGATCGCCGGCGCGCAAACCCTGGCGGCCGTGGAGGCCGTGCGCATCCGCCTGATCGGCAACCTGCGGCAGCCGCAAACGCTGGTGACGAAGGTCCGGCCGAACACCGTGGGAAAAGCCTGGAGCCCGAGCCTGGCGCCGGCCCTGGTTCCCGCGCCGAAGTCCGCTCCCGTTTCGGGGTAA
- a CDS encoding class I SAM-dependent methyltransferase, whose amino-acid sequence MAEVHLRRSFPATVGELIVPTSPFDSPDAECLAYLAVHRTELLAWLEAVLALPPEEGDWPQNPLPLLRLAGRRWIQRQNQFLVLDVATDAKLDELLRRFAADFRAALHSAPETLPNALRRLRFSLAEAIRQPGQAASPPAVVCAEYSLSSQLRILGLSIAELAEPILDLGCGEHAELVRELQRQGKQAFGIDRVAGRIPGVMSADWFAKNFGNDTWGTIVSHLGFSLQFLHQHLQPGGDGARYAHKYMEILRSLKTGGIFVYAPGLPFVEDFLPAAQYRVIRRGVEGLPVNEDLSALYRRALGTDPFYTCRIERIG is encoded by the coding sequence ATGGCCGAGGTTCATCTTCGACGATCGTTCCCCGCGACCGTCGGTGAGCTGATCGTTCCGACCTCGCCATTCGATTCGCCGGATGCGGAATGCCTGGCCTATCTTGCCGTCCATCGTACCGAGCTGCTGGCGTGGCTGGAAGCGGTTCTCGCCTTGCCGCCGGAAGAGGGCGACTGGCCGCAAAATCCACTGCCGCTTTTACGCCTGGCCGGCCGGCGGTGGATCCAGCGGCAAAATCAATTTTTGGTTCTCGATGTCGCGACCGACGCGAAGCTGGACGAGTTGCTGCGCCGCTTCGCCGCCGATTTCCGCGCTGCCTTGCACTCCGCTCCGGAAACGCTTCCGAATGCGCTTCGCCGCCTGCGGTTTTCCCTGGCTGAAGCGATCCGCCAACCCGGGCAGGCGGCAAGCCCGCCGGCGGTGGTCTGCGCGGAGTACTCCCTTTCGTCGCAACTTCGTATTCTGGGTTTGTCGATCGCGGAACTGGCCGAACCGATCCTCGACCTGGGTTGCGGCGAGCACGCGGAATTGGTCCGGGAGTTGCAGCGGCAAGGCAAGCAGGCGTTCGGCATCGACCGGGTGGCCGGTCGAATTCCGGGCGTGATGAGCGCCGATTGGTTCGCGAAAAATTTCGGCAACGACACCTGGGGCACGATCGTTTCGCATCTCGGATTCAGCCTGCAGTTCCTGCATCAACACTTGCAACCGGGAGGCGACGGCGCCCGGTATGCCCACAAGTACATGGAAATCCTTCGCTCGCTCAAGACGGGCGGAATTTTCGTGTACGCGCCGGGATTGCCGTTTGTCGAGGATTTCCTGCCCGCCGCGCAATACCGTGTGATCCGGCGCGGCGTCGAAGGCTTGCCCGTCAATGAGGATTTATCGGCGCTATACCGGCGCGCCCTCGGGACCGATCCGTTTTATACTTGCCGCATCGAACGAATCGGTTGA
- a CDS encoding MBL fold metallo-hydrolase — MTDPYPARHDAEPLPLRRKPPQANNQVKKMPPSAADPLLLKIPTPYPVGRINVYFLDGPEPTLVDTGVFSSVSLEALEEQLRAHGRRLADVRHILVTHGHYDHAGAALHLSRRCGATLYLHRQSALFTPRQPAAEEALIAFLTRCGLPRDTLEKAFANFHAGRRFADLATEPLAVHRLNGDECLSIAGREWRIVATPGHSPDHLCFYDLATGNLFCGDLLLSHITPNPLLYLDPENDYRRAPSLIHYLESLAKLTTIEITTGFPGHGPLISDVAALIAGTRKFIGERAEIFREKITAGAADPATLACAVFGKLDLANQFLAISETVAYLDLLEQNRHIEVDWKGELITIRSSL, encoded by the coding sequence TTGACCGATCCCTACCCCGCGCGTCATGATGCCGAGCCGTTGCCGCTCCGGCGGAAACCGCCCCAAGCCAACAATCAGGTAAAGAAAATGCCGCCGTCCGCCGCCGACCCGTTGCTGCTAAAAATCCCGACTCCGTATCCGGTCGGCCGGATCAACGTGTATTTTCTCGACGGCCCCGAACCGACTCTCGTCGATACGGGTGTCTTTTCATCCGTTTCGCTGGAAGCGCTCGAGGAACAATTGCGGGCCCACGGCCGGCGGTTGGCGGATGTGCGGCATATTTTGGTCACGCACGGGCATTACGACCATGCGGGCGCGGCGTTGCATCTTTCGCGGCGTTGCGGCGCGACACTGTACCTGCACCGGCAAAGCGCCCTCTTTACGCCACGGCAACCGGCGGCCGAGGAAGCGTTGATCGCCTTCCTGACCCGTTGCGGCCTCCCCCGTGATACGCTGGAAAAGGCATTTGCCAATTTCCACGCCGGGCGGCGATTCGCCGATCTCGCCACCGAGCCGCTGGCCGTTCACCGGCTGAACGGCGACGAATGCCTGTCGATTGCCGGCCGTGAATGGCGGATCGTCGCCACCCCCGGTCATTCACCCGATCACCTTTGCTTTTACGACCTGGCCACCGGCAATCTGTTTTGCGGCGACCTGCTGCTGAGCCACATCACGCCCAATCCATTGCTGTATCTGGATCCCGAAAATGACTATCGCCGCGCGCCGAGCCTGATTCATTATCTCGAATCACTCGCCAAGCTCACGACGATCGAGATCACCACCGGCTTTCCCGGCCATGGCCCCCTCATTTCGGATGTCGCCGCGCTGATCGCCGGCACGCGAAAATTCATCGGCGAACGCGCCGAAATTTTCCGGGAAAAAATCACGGCCGGGGCGGCCGATCCCGCGACTTTGGCCTGCGCCGTTTTCGGCAAACTCGATTTGGCCAACCAGTTCCTGGCAATCTCCGAGACCGTCGCCTACCTCGATTTGTTGGAACAAAACCGTCACATCGAAGTGGACTGGAAGGGAGAGTTGATCACTATCCGGTCGAGTTTGTAG
- a CDS encoding ExsB family transcriptional regulator, with protein sequence MSTMKAAIEAKVAQIRKEVGREKALVALSGGVDSSVVAILGHLALGKRLTVLFIENGLMREGEPRYVKETFKKFGIQVKVLDAKKAFFAALQGKTDPEIKRQAITDTFYADVFSKYVRDHSIKCLLQGTILTDIDETVAGIKRQHNVLAQLGIDTEKEYGYQVVEPLLDLRKDGVRAMARALKLPKAISERIPFPGPALAARVIGEVTPERVAKVRKATKVVEEELAASKAFQYFAVLMSDKATGLRNYKREFGDILVLRCIESVDAREATATQLSWNKLNRITKRLLTEVPGVVRVLYDLTPKPPATVEFI encoded by the coding sequence ATGTCCACAATGAAAGCAGCGATCGAGGCGAAAGTCGCACAAATCCGTAAAGAAGTAGGTCGCGAAAAAGCACTGGTGGCGTTGTCGGGCGGCGTCGACTCCTCGGTCGTGGCCATCCTCGGCCATCTCGCGCTGGGGAAAAGATTGACGGTGTTGTTTATCGAAAACGGCCTGATGCGAGAAGGCGAGCCACGATACGTAAAGGAAACGTTCAAGAAATTCGGCATCCAGGTCAAAGTGCTCGATGCCAAAAAAGCGTTTTTCGCCGCGCTCCAGGGCAAAACCGACCCCGAGATCAAACGCCAGGCGATCACGGACACCTTCTATGCCGACGTCTTTTCGAAATATGTCCGCGATCATTCAATCAAATGCCTGCTGCAGGGAACGATCCTCACCGACATCGACGAAACCGTGGCCGGCATCAAACGGCAGCACAACGTGTTGGCGCAACTCGGCATCGATACGGAAAAAGAATACGGCTATCAGGTGGTCGAACCGTTACTCGATTTGCGCAAGGACGGCGTTCGCGCCATGGCCCGCGCGTTGAAACTTCCCAAGGCCATTTCCGAACGCATCCCCTTCCCGGGACCGGCGCTTGCGGCGCGCGTGATCGGCGAAGTAACTCCCGAACGAGTCGCCAAAGTCCGCAAAGCGACCAAGGTCGTCGAGGAAGAGCTTGCCGCCAGCAAAGCATTCCAGTATTTCGCCGTACTGATGTCCGACAAAGCAACCGGTCTGCGCAACTACAAACGCGAGTTCGGCGACATTCTCGTTCTGCGCTGCATTGAAAGCGTGGATGCTCGCGAAGCGACCGCGACGCAATTGTCATGGAACAAACTAAACCGGATCACCAAACGCCTGTTGACGGAAGTTCCGGGCGTGGTGCGGGTGTTGTACGATCTGACGCCCAAACCGCCCGCCACGGTGGAATTCATTTAA
- a CDS encoding NADH dehydrogenase FAD-containing subunit: MRPGPDNKLSMIVFSGDLDKLLAAMIISTGAVAMGMKVVLFFTFWGTAALRKPEFNPKGKDFMSKMFGWMLPKGRNKTTLSKMNMAGMGTAMMKDLMKKKNAPSLDQLFDIAGQLGVQIKVCEMSMDLMGFTHEEIIDYPNIEFCGVATFLAEAKDSSIQLFI; this comes from the coding sequence ATGCGGCCGGGGCCGGACAACAAGCTTTCGATGATCGTTTTTTCCGGCGACCTCGACAAACTACTGGCCGCCATGATCATCTCGACCGGCGCGGTGGCCATGGGCATGAAGGTTGTGCTTTTCTTCACTTTTTGGGGTACCGCGGCGCTACGCAAGCCCGAGTTCAACCCCAAAGGCAAGGATTTCATGTCGAAAATGTTCGGGTGGATGCTGCCGAAAGGGCGGAATAAGACCACGCTTTCCAAAATGAATATGGCCGGCATGGGAACCGCGATGATGAAAGACCTGATGAAGAAGAAGAACGCCCCCTCGCTCGACCAACTCTTCGACATTGCCGGCCAGTTGGGCGTGCAAATCAAGGTATGCGAAATGTCGATGGACCTGATGGGCTTCACCCACGAGGAAATCATCGACTATCCGAATATCGAATTTTGCGGCGTGGCCACCTTTCTGGCCGAGGCCAAGGATTCCAGCATTCAACTTTTCATCTAA
- a CDS encoding nuclear transport factor 2 family protein yields MDKSEALAFCDRWLPLWTGNRPEELAAIYAPDAFYRDPAKPEGIQGRAALLPYFRKLLATFPDWSWKADEVFPLDGGFTLRWRAEIPVGGKVIAETGLDLVLVRGELVLRNEVYFDRAALLAALAARER; encoded by the coding sequence ATGGACAAATCCGAGGCCCTGGCGTTTTGTGATCGCTGGTTGCCGCTCTGGACCGGCAATCGCCCGGAAGAGCTGGCCGCGATTTACGCCCCCGACGCTTTCTACCGCGATCCGGCCAAACCGGAAGGGATCCAGGGGCGCGCCGCGCTGCTGCCCTATTTCCGTAAGCTGCTCGCCACGTTTCCCGATTGGTCCTGGAAGGCGGATGAGGTTTTTCCGCTGGATGGCGGCTTTACGCTTCGCTGGCGGGCGGAAATTCCCGTCGGCGGTAAGGTGATCGCCGAAACCGGCCTGGATCTGGTGCTGGTGCGCGGCGAATTGGTATTGCGCAATGAGGTGTATTTCGACCGCGCCGCGCTGCTGGCCGCCTTGGCCGCGCGCGAACGGTGA
- a CDS encoding respiratory nitrate reductase subunit gamma gives MTDKIFYFVMVPMVYLAFAWCIIGVLVKIVGIWRSPKPTHTLKIFPEKSSPTLVGTIEAFTLPTVRRYQPLLWMFLGLFHLGILGLILSHLDLLPQINLLAPESKHMLGNGAIGVIVTVSVVYFLFRRFRTPVREISVPADYLMLFLLFLIFITGDTISWANSWNGADGFVLTKQDFGKYLDSLVRFTFANPREFLMGSHYVVIAVHVLLANLFLLLLPFSKIMHTFFAVPLNWLRRV, from the coding sequence ATGACCGATAAAATCTTCTATTTCGTCATGGTGCCGATGGTGTACCTGGCCTTCGCCTGGTGCATCATCGGCGTTCTGGTGAAAATTGTCGGCATCTGGCGATCGCCCAAGCCGACCCACACTTTGAAAATATTTCCCGAAAAATCGTCCCCCACATTGGTCGGCACGATCGAAGCGTTTACCTTGCCGACCGTGCGCCGTTACCAGCCGTTGCTGTGGATGTTTCTGGGACTGTTTCACCTGGGTATTCTCGGTTTGATCCTCAGCCACCTGGATCTGCTGCCGCAAATCAATCTTCTCGCCCCCGAATCGAAGCACATGCTCGGCAACGGCGCGATCGGGGTGATCGTGACGGTGTCGGTCGTCTATTTCCTGTTTCGCCGTTTCCGGACGCCGGTGCGGGAAATCTCGGTGCCGGCCGACTACCTCATGCTGTTTCTGCTGTTCCTGATTTTCATCACCGGCGACACGATCAGTTGGGCCAATTCCTGGAATGGCGCCGACGGGTTCGTGCTGACCAAGCAGGATTTCGGCAAATACCTCGACAGCCTGGTGCGCTTCACTTTCGCCAACCCGCGCGAATTCCTGATGGGTTCGCATTACGTGGTCATCGCGGTGCACGTCCTGCTGGCCAACCTGTTTTTGCTGCTGCTGCCGTTCAGCAAAATCATGCATACGTTCTTCGCCGTGCCGTTGAACTGGCTCCGGAGGGTCTGA
- a CDS encoding sulfurtransferase TusA family protein, producing the protein MADYTVTKVLDFKGLPCPMPVVKISQEIKSVAVGQVVEVHTTDPGSLSDFPAWAKTSGNEVVGTEQGGGLIKIFVKRLK; encoded by the coding sequence ATGGCGGATTACACGGTCACGAAGGTGTTGGATTTCAAAGGTCTGCCGTGCCCGATGCCGGTAGTGAAAATCAGCCAGGAAATCAAGTCGGTTGCAGTCGGCCAGGTCGTCGAGGTGCACACCACCGATCCGGGTTCGCTTTCCGATTTCCCGGCTTGGGCCAAGACTTCGGGCAACGAAGTGGTCGGCACCGAGCAGGGCGGCGGGTTGATTAAAATTTTCGTCAAACGCCTGAAGTAA
- a CDS encoding lysophospholipid acyltransferase family protein — MTSLAPVRGHHLQRALVWLLIKVACGLSWKNVEGLGAALGSLMYRLRIRKSVAMTNLDIVFGDRKTRAEKEAIYKASLINLCRHLLNYPRLARMDDAFWRESFPIENEELLRDAYNRGKGVIFTGGHIGEWEIATGRIGMAGYPISIVAKRMHNPVVENLIVESRLAMNLGTVAHRDSMQRVMEGLRNGEGVTMAVDQNMKRSQGVFVNWLGHVASTVRSNAWVVKQTGAPVIVGYAYRIGTGRFKLVITEEVPWEPHPEDPERELLINTQNQVRAVEKVIYEHPEIWHWIHRRYKTQPEGAPNPYAE; from the coding sequence ATGACCTCGCTTGCGCCCGTCCGGGGGCATCACCTGCAGCGGGCCTTGGTGTGGCTGTTGATCAAGGTCGCGTGCGGACTTTCCTGGAAAAACGTGGAGGGCCTCGGCGCCGCGCTCGGCTCGCTGATGTACCGGCTGCGCATTCGAAAAAGCGTGGCAATGACCAATCTGGACATCGTTTTCGGCGATCGCAAGACCCGCGCGGAGAAAGAGGCGATCTACAAGGCGTCGCTGATCAACCTGTGCCGTCACCTGCTCAACTATCCACGTCTGGCGCGAATGGATGATGCCTTCTGGCGGGAATCCTTCCCGATCGAAAACGAGGAACTGCTGCGCGACGCCTACAACCGGGGAAAAGGCGTCATTTTCACTGGCGGCCACATCGGCGAATGGGAAATCGCCACCGGCCGGATCGGCATGGCGGGCTATCCGATTTCGATCGTCGCCAAGCGAATGCACAACCCGGTGGTGGAAAACCTCATCGTCGAATCGCGGCTGGCGATGAACCTCGGCACCGTCGCGCACCGCGATTCCATGCAGCGCGTGATGGAAGGGTTGCGCAACGGCGAGGGCGTCACCATGGCCGTCGACCAGAACATGAAGCGCAGCCAGGGCGTTTTCGTCAATTGGCTGGGGCATGTGGCGTCGACCGTTCGTTCCAATGCCTGGGTGGTCAAACAGACCGGCGCTCCGGTGATTGTTGGTTATGCCTATCGCATCGGCACCGGCCGCTTCAAGCTGGTGATCACCGAGGAAGTGCCGTGGGAGCCGCACCCGGAAGATCCGGAAAGGGAATTGCTCATCAATACGCAAAACCAGGTCCGGGCGGTCGAGAAAGTCATTTACGAACATCCCGAAATCTGGCACTGGATCCATCGACGTTATAAAACCCAACCCGAAGGCGCCCCCAATCCTTACGCCGAGTAG